One part of the Oscillatoria sp. FACHB-1407 genome encodes these proteins:
- the uvrC gene encoding excinuclease ABC subunit UvrC, protein MTSDKALTLVKDPERLETRLKEIPQEPGVYFMRDASDNILYIGKSKSLRSRVRSYFRDNHDHNPRIALMVMQVAEIEFIVTDTEAEALALEANLVKQHQPHFNVLLKDDKKYPYLCITWSEEYPRIFITRKRRSGNEKDRYYGPYVDVGLLRRTLNLVKRVFPLRQRPQPLFKDRPCLNYDIGRCPGVCQKLISSEDYRKILQKVAMIFQGRTQELEEILSAQMEKAAEDLNFEYAARLRDQIRGIQSLGADQKVSLPDDTLSRDAIALAADDQHACIQLFQIRAGRLVGRLGFVADAQSGTPGAILQRALEEHFQTVESIEIPAEILVQHELPDGDILSQFLTERRGRKVTIVVPHRQTKADLIDMVERNAGYELARTQRFADRNNQAMLDLAELLDLPDLPHRLEGYDISHIQGSDAVASQVVFVDGLPAKQHYRHYKIKNPTVRSGHSDDFASMAEVIQRRFRRYAQDPNLQRVGNPDFPDLVMIDGGKGQLSAVVEVLREMNLMEDVKVVSLAKQREEIFLPGESSPLATEAEQPGVQLLRRLRDEAHRFAVSFHRQQRSDRMRRSRLEEIPGLGYTRQKQLLAHFRSIDYLREASPQQIAEVSGIGPKMAQQIYDYFHPSMAIEDPPSTTPPPERSPEPAVE, encoded by the coding sequence GTGACTTCTGACAAAGCTCTCACTCTAGTTAAAGATCCTGAGCGTCTGGAGACTCGCCTCAAAGAGATTCCCCAGGAGCCAGGGGTCTATTTCATGCGCGATGCCAGCGATAACATTCTCTACATTGGCAAGTCCAAGAGTTTGCGATCGCGCGTTCGCTCCTATTTTCGGGACAACCACGACCACAACCCCCGCATTGCCTTGATGGTGATGCAGGTGGCTGAGATTGAGTTCATTGTCACCGATACAGAAGCGGAGGCACTGGCACTCGAAGCCAATTTGGTGAAGCAGCATCAACCCCACTTCAACGTGCTGCTCAAAGATGACAAAAAGTATCCCTATCTCTGCATCACCTGGTCAGAGGAATATCCCCGCATTTTTATCACCCGTAAGCGGCGATCGGGCAATGAGAAAGACCGCTATTACGGCCCTTATGTAGATGTGGGTTTGTTGCGCCGTACCTTGAATCTGGTGAAGCGGGTCTTTCCCCTGCGGCAACGTCCCCAACCGCTGTTTAAAGATCGTCCCTGCCTCAACTACGACATCGGGCGGTGTCCGGGGGTGTGTCAAAAGTTGATTAGCTCCGAGGACTATCGCAAGATCTTGCAAAAGGTGGCAATGATTTTCCAGGGACGCACTCAAGAACTGGAGGAAATCCTATCAGCCCAGATGGAGAAAGCCGCTGAAGACCTCAACTTTGAATATGCGGCTCGGTTGCGCGACCAGATTCGCGGGATTCAGTCCCTCGGTGCCGACCAAAAAGTATCGCTGCCGGATGATACGCTTTCCAGAGATGCGATCGCCCTTGCCGCTGACGATCAACACGCCTGCATTCAACTCTTCCAGATTCGTGCCGGACGGCTGGTGGGACGGTTGGGATTTGTCGCAGATGCTCAATCCGGTACACCCGGAGCGATTTTGCAACGAGCCTTAGAGGAACACTTCCAAACCGTCGAATCGATCGAAATTCCCGCTGAGATTTTGGTGCAGCATGAATTGCCCGATGGCGATATTTTGTCGCAGTTCTTGACGGAACGACGGGGACGCAAAGTGACGATTGTCGTTCCGCATCGGCAAACCAAAGCCGACCTGATCGACATGGTAGAGCGCAACGCCGGATACGAACTGGCACGCACCCAACGCTTTGCCGATCGCAACAATCAAGCTATGCTCGACCTGGCAGAACTGCTCGACCTGCCCGACCTGCCGCATCGACTCGAAGGCTATGACATCTCCCACATTCAGGGATCAGATGCTGTCGCCTCTCAGGTGGTGTTTGTGGATGGCTTGCCCGCCAAGCAACACTATCGCCACTACAAAATCAAGAACCCTACGGTGCGATCGGGTCACTCCGATGACTTCGCCAGCATGGCAGAGGTGATTCAACGTCGTTTCCGCCGCTATGCCCAAGATCCCAATTTGCAACGGGTGGGCAACCCCGACTTCCCTGATTTGGTGATGATCGACGGAGGCAAAGGGCAACTCTCAGCCGTGGTGGAAGTGCTGCGCGAGATGAACTTGATGGAAGATGTCAAGGTCGTCAGCCTAGCCAAGCAACGCGAAGAGATCTTCTTACCAGGGGAATCATCACCCCTTGCTACGGAGGCAGAACAACCGGGCGTTCAATTACTGCGCCGCTTACGCGATGAAGCCCACCGCTTTGCTGTTAGCTTCCATCGTCAACAACGCAGCGATCGCATGCGGCGTTCCCGTCTAGAAGAGATCCCAGGGTTGGGTTACACCCGCCAAAAGCAACTGCTGGCACACTTCCGCTCGATCGATTACCTGCGCGAGGCATCTCCCCAACAAATTGCGGAGGTATCGGGCATCGGTCCCAAAATG
- a CDS encoding MinD/ParA family ATP-binding protein, with protein MGKIVSVHSFRGGTGKSNLVANLSGSLAVQGHRVGVIDTDIQSPGIHVLFGLDIKKVRYTLNDYLLGRCSVEEAAFDVSPTLADGADKVAASGGKIYLIPSSMKVNEITTVLSEGYDVGLLTSGYEQLCQSLKLDYLLIDTHPGVNEETLLSIGISNLLIVILRPDYQDYQGTALTVKVAKELAVPKIVLLVNKVLTDYDFNDIRQEMEKTYDVPVAAVLPQSDEMMRLASRQIFCLCYPDHPITQLINNVVAKITA; from the coding sequence ATGGGGAAAATCGTATCTGTTCACTCGTTTCGAGGTGGTACAGGGAAATCAAATTTAGTAGCTAACTTGTCAGGTAGTCTGGCAGTCCAGGGACATCGAGTTGGAGTCATCGATACAGATATTCAATCTCCAGGGATTCATGTCCTGTTTGGATTAGACATTAAGAAGGTCAGATACACGCTCAATGACTACCTCTTGGGACGTTGCTCAGTCGAGGAAGCTGCGTTTGATGTTAGCCCAACCCTTGCGGATGGTGCAGATAAAGTTGCGGCTAGCGGCGGCAAGATTTACCTGATTCCCTCCAGTATGAAGGTAAATGAAATCACCACGGTGTTAAGTGAGGGCTATGATGTTGGGCTGCTCACCAGTGGGTATGAGCAACTGTGTCAAAGTCTGAAACTCGATTACTTGTTGATCGACACTCATCCAGGGGTCAACGAAGAAACCCTGTTGTCAATCGGTATTTCTAATCTGCTGATTGTGATTTTGCGTCCCGATTATCAAGACTATCAGGGTACTGCTTTGACGGTGAAAGTAGCCAAAGAATTAGCCGTTCCTAAGATTGTGTTGCTGGTCAATAAGGTTTTGACGGATTACGACTTCAACGATATCCGTCAGGAGATGGAGAAGACCTACGATGTCCCGGTGGCGGCAGTGCTACCGCAATCCGATGAAATGATGCGCTTGGCAAGTCGTCAGATTTTCTGCCTCTGCTATCCTGATCACCCCATCACTCAGCTGATCAATAACGTTGTTGCCAAAATCACAGCCTAG
- a CDS encoding SulP family inorganic anion transporter: MQPQSSVDSPQSQSEQQPSKITWFSQWFPGFSAGLMSGVISVLKAISLAALVFSGGLSNQISLGVGIVLMSNVLIRLVVSLTSSYPGVISNPQPEQIAILALIATSIESRMAGTATTEEIVVTVVGAIALTSMLTGAFSLVLGWLKVGELIRFIPYPVVGGFLAGTGWLLLKGAFHMLADVSLTWTQLPDLFTLDVLPHWLSGLGFAIALLLISRRFTQFWVMPALCLGAIALFYGILTATQTSIATASANGWFLADLGSSSGGMWQPITLTALPQMNGGVILDQLGSMAVVVVLTSLSLLLSASALELATDQDIDLNRELKSLGIANLVSGLSGGMPGTHSLSSSVLAYKMGGRNRLTGISAAAIFIVALVLGPFFVAYLPKPIIGGLLLFLGLSLLLEWLFDAWFTLPRADYGVVVLILVFIGVVGFLEGVGVGLIATIILFVLNYSQTRIAKHVLSGSSYTSHVSRPQHQETLIREKGDQVYILELQGFIFFGTANRLLNQIRQRLTDPDLEPLHFVILDFRLVSGLDSSAVLSFVKLKQLGRKQGLRLVFTHLHRRTEKMLRQGGCLEEDDPICQVFADLDRGMEWCEAQILESVTWRRGRFMPLTLQLQRVFSDPDQVAPFTKYLERSQLAAGDWLFRQHTKADSLYFVESGQVSTLLELDRKQTVRVQTLGAGTIVGEIAFYTRTEHETSAIADQSTILYRLSAENLQQMQQDDPQAAAAFQEFMISLLANRLAQSQKEIKNLLL, translated from the coding sequence ATGCAGCCGCAATCATCCGTTGATTCGCCCCAGTCTCAGTCTGAGCAACAACCCAGCAAAATAACATGGTTTAGTCAGTGGTTCCCTGGCTTTAGTGCCGGGTTAATGTCAGGGGTCATCTCGGTGCTAAAAGCCATCTCGCTAGCCGCACTGGTCTTTTCAGGGGGGTTGTCTAATCAAATTTCGCTAGGGGTTGGCATTGTGTTGATGAGCAACGTCCTCATCCGCCTGGTGGTTTCCCTGACAAGTTCTTATCCGGGGGTCATCTCCAATCCTCAACCGGAACAGATCGCCATCCTGGCACTGATTGCTACATCGATCGAGAGCCGCATGGCAGGCACCGCCACTACTGAAGAGATTGTGGTCACTGTTGTTGGGGCGATCGCCCTTACCTCAATGCTTACAGGGGCGTTTTCGTTAGTGTTGGGTTGGCTCAAAGTGGGAGAGTTAATTCGCTTTATTCCCTATCCCGTGGTGGGCGGTTTTCTGGCAGGCACGGGATGGCTGCTGCTCAAAGGGGCATTTCATATGCTGGCGGATGTCTCCCTGACCTGGACGCAGTTGCCCGACCTGTTTACCCTCGATGTCTTGCCGCATTGGCTATCTGGGTTGGGGTTTGCGATCGCCCTGTTGCTGATCTCGCGCCGCTTTACACAGTTTTGGGTGATGCCTGCTCTGTGTCTGGGGGCGATCGCTCTGTTTTATGGCATTTTGACCGCGACCCAAACCTCGATCGCCACTGCCAGTGCTAATGGTTGGTTTCTGGCTGACCTGGGGAGTAGCAGCGGCGGAATGTGGCAACCGATTACCCTCACGGCTCTGCCGCAGATGAATGGAGGGGTGATCCTTGATCAACTGGGCAGTATGGCCGTGGTCGTGGTGCTCACCAGTCTATCGTTGCTGTTGAGTGCGAGTGCATTGGAACTGGCAACCGACCAGGATATCGACCTGAACCGCGAACTCAAATCTTTGGGGATTGCTAATTTAGTGTCAGGGTTGAGCGGTGGTATGCCTGGAACCCATTCCCTCAGCAGTTCGGTGCTGGCATATAAGATGGGCGGCAGAAATCGCCTCACGGGCATCAGTGCAGCGGCTATTTTTATCGTTGCCCTGGTGCTGGGTCCCTTTTTTGTGGCGTATTTGCCCAAGCCCATCATTGGTGGATTGTTGCTGTTTTTAGGGCTGTCACTGTTGCTGGAATGGCTCTTTGATGCCTGGTTTACCCTACCCAGGGCTGACTATGGGGTAGTCGTTCTGATTTTGGTATTCATTGGGGTTGTGGGTTTTTTAGAAGGAGTTGGCGTAGGCTTGATTGCCACCATTATTTTGTTCGTGCTCAACTACAGCCAGACCCGCATTGCCAAACACGTGTTGTCAGGCTCCAGCTACACCAGCCATGTCTCGCGACCACAACACCAGGAAACCCTGATTCGGGAAAAGGGCGACCAGGTCTACATCTTAGAGCTACAGGGATTTATCTTTTTTGGCACTGCCAATCGTCTGCTCAACCAGATTCGTCAACGGCTCACTGACCCTGATCTGGAACCCCTGCACTTTGTCATCCTCGACTTTCGGCTGGTCAGTGGGCTTGACTCTTCAGCCGTGTTGAGTTTCGTCAAACTCAAACAACTGGGACGCAAACAAGGGCTGCGTCTGGTCTTTACCCATCTGCACCGCCGCACTGAAAAGATGCTAAGACAGGGGGGATGTCTGGAGGAAGATGACCCGATCTGTCAGGTGTTTGCCGATCTCGATCGGGGTATGGAGTGGTGTGAAGCCCAGATTTTGGAGTCTGTTACCTGGCGACGGGGACGGTTTATGCCGTTGACATTGCAACTGCAACGGGTGTTTTCAGACCCCGACCAGGTGGCACCGTTTACGAAATACCTGGAGCGATCGCAACTTGCTGCCGGAGACTGGCTGTTTCGGCAACATACCAAAGCCGATTCACTGTACTTTGTGGAATCTGGGCAGGTCAGCACCCTGCTTGAACTCGATCGCAAGCAAACCGTCCGAGTACAAACTCTGGGAGCAGGCACCATTGTGGGTGAGATTGCTTTCTACACTCGCACAGAACACGAAACCTCTGCGATCGCCGATCAATCTACGATTCTCTATCGTCTCTCGGCTGAAAACCTGCAACAGATGCAACAGGATGATCCTCAAGCGGCAGCGGCGTTTCAGGAATTCATGATTTCCCTGCTGGCTAACCGTTTAGCGCAATCTCAAAAAGAGATCAAAAATTTACTCTTGTGA